Genomic window (Equus quagga isolate Etosha38 chromosome 12, UCLA_HA_Equagga_1.0, whole genome shotgun sequence):
tacgAAGCATTCAAACAAATATTCTACATGAAAAAAGTTAATGATTGTGGCATTATGGTGGTTTAAAAACAAGTCAAGCCACTAATGTATCACAGTACCATTAGGAAGGAATAAGACAGCCTTTCCTTCAATTATTGCGATTAAAATAATTGAGTTACTCAATGTAGAATTtatattgagatttttttaaatttctagtatCTTAGTATGattttgcatattaaaattaatcaatttctcttttctgtctgatTTTCGTAATAAAAAAAACATGAGATAGCTCTTAGTATGTGATCTCTATAATGAAAGAATTCAGCTTATACTACTTCTGTGTTCTACCATAATTCTGTTATGTAgcattattacatttattttaacaagCAGAGAAGGAATAATAATATATCCAAAATTTACAAAGTCAACTAATTCCTTACAATTAAGGCGGAAATTTAATTGAACAACTGAATTTTCCTCAGGACTAAAATACCAAGAGATATTTGCTTTACTCGTGCTATAAAGAAGATAATATTCTACATCCTGGTTTAGGTTAAGATGTCGACAtagtacaattttaaaaagtaaatttccaGTAATCATAATATGGATAATCAGTAGTCACAACTCATTTAATCATAAATGGCTATTTCATTTTCCTGTCATTTTTGAAAACTTCATAATGCTTTGAAGGTGCCTATGCAGTATCAGTTTAAGCAACTAGCCCTAATTATCAGCACCACTTTAAAATTCCTAAGCAGCCCAGTGCATGAGCTTGCTGTACCACGAAAATGTACCAAGAAAATCATTAGCTACAATTTAAGTACcaaaagggggagaaaaagactCTCATAGAGATATTTCATGGCAATGAAGTAGCTTTTTATGATATAAGTAAAATCTGAAGAAGGAGTTCTAGAAAATTTACATCTATAAGATGAAGTATAATCATACCAATTTTCTCTCAGtgcttttcctttgagaaaaataaaagtagtaacaaaatttaaaaaaaaatcattttgttagAATAGGCCTGggtttagtatattttattttaaagacagaatGTTTTCCTCATGGAAGAAATAGATTATCGATTTATTAAGACATACTAAGCAATAACTGTCAACCATGCCatccaaaattaatttaattaaatacttGACTCATTAATTTTATAACGTGGTTTTGAGTGGACTTGAAACTCATTCAATATTCTTAATTGAAGAGTCATATCTAGGCACTTCAAGGATAATTCGGACTGAACAAATGTACTACATACGACCTAGAATTAAATGTGATCCAGTCAGGCAGAAATTTCTTACTTTTATGTGTTCTTTGTCTTGCACAATAATCTAAATCAATACTACGAATAATTTTTCTAAAGGTGATATTTTAAGGTCTATATCCATATAAGGTAGATAAAAATGAGCACTGAGCTAATCATAGACGTTAAATTTATAATTAGAATGGGTCACTGCAAAGTAAGCAGTAATCCTAGGACCCATGTTGATAATTAAGGTTACcaaatttaatatttctgatgCTATTCTTTAAAAACTACATATGAGATGTTTCTCTTATTCTAGGCatcttcttcctcaaaatatCTTGTTATTTTAGCAGCACCAGATCCAAGATGGCGGCCAGCAGGAGGCTGATGAAGGAGCTTGAAGAAATCCGCAAATGTGGAATGAAAAACTTCCGTAACATCCAGATTGATGAAGCTAATTTATTGACTTGGCAAGGGCTTATTGTTCCTGGCAACCCTCCATATGACAATGGGACCTTCAGAATCGAAATCAACTTTCCAGCAGAGTACCCATTCAAACCACCGAAGATCACATTTAAAACAAAGATCTATCACCCGAACATTGATGAAAAGGGGCAGGTCTGTCTGCCGGTAATTAGTGCTGAAAACTGGAAGCCAGCAACCAAAACCGACCAAGTAATCCGGTCCCTCATAGCACTGGTGAACGACCCCCAGCCTGAGCGCCCGCTTCGGGCTGACCTAGCTGAAGAATACTCTAAGGACCGTAAAAAATTCTGTAAGAACGCTGAAGAGTTTACAAAGAAATATGGGGAAAAGCGACCTGTGGACTAATATCTGTCACGATTGATTCCAGCAAGTGTGAGCAGAGACCCCGAGCAGTGCATTCAGACACCCCGCAAAGCAGGACTCTGTGGAAAATTGACACGGGCCACCGCCTGGCGTTCGTTTGTGGCAGTTACTAACTTTCCACAGTTTTCTTAATCAAAAGTGGTCGAGCTACCCTgtaaagaaaggattaaaaatttaagatgttCTAGTTCTGcgttctttgttttaaaaatcattgcttcaaatctactttaaaaaaaaaaatcttgttattTTAGATGAAACTTTTATTCTCCCAAATACTGACTATTATCATAGAATTgcttttgagagaaataaaagctttttaatactttattgtttaaacaagagaaatttcaaaTTATTGGAAATTTCCATTATTAACAATGGCTACAcgtattgaatattttaaattataattttgttcatTAATTAGTGCATTAACAAGTGTTTCTTGATTATCTATTGTAGATTGATAGTTAAGAATACCAAAATTAATATTTCCACTACTTTTATAAAACTTATATGAAATAATTCTCTTAATCCAGGCATCTTCTCCCCCAAAATATCTTGATATCTGGCAATTAATGCTGGCTCTCAACCATTATACATAGGCTCTACCGTCTGATGGTTTCAGTGTAGAGAATTTCTTAAGCAGAGGTTGTGCCTAAAAGTGTCAAAAGATCCAAGTGTCCAAAGATGGTTTAAAAAATGTCCAACTGTCCAAAAGGTCTGGGCGGAAAAAGTTTGCCCTTTTCTGACTAGCATCGTAAGTCTCGCAGCCCCACTTGTGCCATACTCAGTTGGTTGAAGAGGTCTCAAGTCAACTCAGACTCACTGAAAGA
Coding sequences:
- the LOC124248920 gene encoding ubiquitin-conjugating enzyme E2 L3; this encodes MAASRRLMKELEEIRKCGMKNFRNIQIDEANLLTWQGLIVPGNPPYDNGTFRIEINFPAEYPFKPPKITFKTKIYHPNIDEKGQVCLPVISAENWKPATKTDQVIRSLIALVNDPQPERPLRADLAEEYSKDRKKFCKNAEEFTKKYGEKRPVD